The genomic segment CACAGATACTGTGACTGGTCACAACCCCCTTTCCCAGAGAAGAAGAAGCGTGTAAAAATAGAGGGCAATGATTTAAAGTGAGGGAAAAGattcaaaaaggacacaaagggaCGAAtctttccacacagtgggtggtggctaCATGGCACCAACTGTGTGAGGAAGATGTAGATGcctgtacaattacaatgtttgaaatacatttagacaagtacatggatgctactgtaaatgtttagagggatacaggccaaacacaagcaaatgcGACTAGCTCGAGTGGACATCTTGGCAAGCGTGAATGAGTTGAGCCAAAGGCGCCGTTATTGTGCTGCATTTTTTCTGTGCAGCAACTTGTGTGAAGCAGCATCATATCGGGCGGAGGGGAAGGAGGCAAAGGTGAAGCAGAGCGGCATCAGAAAGTACTTTGCGATAACATCCACGGCATCACCAAAGCAGCCTGGCTCTGCGAGGCCCGGGTCAAATGGATCTCAGGTCTGATCTACGAGGAGTCTCAAAGGTTTTCCTGGAGGATGCGTTCACCTACACGCCAAGCGCTGACAGACGGCCAATGCCATGGATGTGGTGTATGCTCCGAAACATCAGTGATGCCATTCTCTATGGGTTGAGTGGCTGAAGAACACCCTCTTTTCACCAAACCACAAAACGTGCGATAGTAAAGAAATCAGGCCCCACAttgtgtccaagtcatttattgcAAGTCAAACAGCAGCTTTATCATTGAATCTTTTCTTATGAAGCACTGCATAATCAAACCTTTGTGCACAAAAAGTCAAGACACCGCTTAATATGCAAAAGGTAATTTAAGAACATTCGCACCAGAAATATTTCTGCAATAATGATTTAATGCAACACATACAGCATGTGGAATCCATTAAAAAGACAGACTCCTTCTTACAATGTATATGCAATGCCACTTAGTGAAGCACCAGAACACATCTTAAAATGAAAGACTGTTTATTATAGGACTTtgcttaataaaataaaaaaagctttttctttttattttgaaaaaaagCATTGCAATGCCCAAGATTTTCCatctttgttaaaaaaaaaaaaatccctgtaGGCTGAAAACCTTTCCATCACTTAAACTGACAGGACGTACTTGGTCTATCATCAGTATCAACCTGCAGAAAGAAAACACCATTTCAGAATCAGATTGAGCACAAATAGCTCTGCAAAGCACGAGAGAAACTGCAGGTGTGGACACTTACGTGGGGTGTGAGAACGAGATCGAGATCGGTATCTGCTGTAACAGGGTGAAGTTGAACGTCTTCTAGGAAGAGAAGAAATTCAGAATACAACCAGGAAGTTGAGATTTTTATCACGCAACCTCAATTTTCAAAATATACACAGGCTGGTTGGCTCGTCTCCTCACAGTTTGCAACATTGAAATTTAGAGATGTCTGCTAGTTACTGTATTGTTATAATACAAATTGACATTTAATACACAAGAAAAAAGAAGCAATCCCCTTCATAACTTAGAGATAGCTAGGTCAGATTACAGGTAAAACTTTGTTTATTGTTGAGTTGAGGGTGTGCAATGTCAATCTAAACGCAGATTCAATCAGAGGTAGTGACTCCCAGTTCAGGTAGAGGCCTGAGGTGGGGGCCTCCAGCCTCCAGTCAGAAGAAGTGTCCCGAAcagaaatgttctccagagatgctgtcccttTGAGTCCCTTTCAATCTAAAATCAGATGGTTACTTAACTATAGAGGAATTAACATTGATATATGTGGTTATATTATGCATTATAGGCATTTGGAAGACCGAATGATTATAATTCATTTGCAATTGTACGTTGAAATATTACTCATCTAATTTTTTTATTCAGCTAAACAAAGTTGGGTTTTATGTTACATTAAAAATGAGTGAGTTAAATTGCAGATGAGTTTTGGGAAGGAAATTCTAGTGAAAAGCATAAATCGCTGAAGGAGATTCTGTCATTGTCCGAGTATAGTGAGAGGTGATCAAAAGACTAAAACTGGAGAAAGGGAAGGCATAGTGGAGCTTTAATGTTAGagaaagagcaaagtatggaggtagGTGGAAAAAGGAATCTAGATACAAAATATAAAGTTGGGGTTGGAAATAAAgatatatcacatttacatagagGCAAAACATCCCAGTGTTTGTACAGTTTTCAGAAGTGACAGCACAATATAGAAGAGACGGTTAGATAGatgtacaaaaatataaattaaattagGCTTAACAAAATCTTAAAGACAAAGCAAACACTAGCGcaaaagtaatttaaaataaCATGAAATTGGTTGCCTGCATAACACTGGGAGTTAAGTCTGGAAGTGATGTTAAAGGCATGAAAGAGGACAAAATCCAAAATTTATCATCCAATTCATCTGCCATCAAATTAAGTTACCAAGCACCACGtgtgtgaactatagggagaggttgagtaggctattatttggagtgcaagaggatgaggggtgatcttatagaggtgtacaaaataatgagaggaatagatcgggtagatgcacatagtctcttgcccagactaggggaattgaggaccagagggcataggttaaaggtgaagatggaaaagatttaataggaatctgagggggtaacattttcacacagagggtggcggtgtGCGGAACGAGCAgatgaggttgttgaggctgggactatcacaacgtttaagaaatagttagacaggtacatggataggacaggtttgggggggatatggacaggtgggactagtgttgttgggacatgttggctggtatgggcaagttgggctgaagggcctgtttccacactctatgattcTCTGGAAAAACACACCAGTTTTAACCAAAGGAATGGAAGTTTAGACAACAAGATGGAGTTAGGCCTGAGGGAAGTCAAATGTGGTAACAATGGTGGTCTTCAGAGCCTTTGAGCTGGAGAGATTCAGTCAGgtagaccagtgattcccaacctggggccatatggggcccaaaggggccatggcaaatttcaggggggccacagaaaaatttggggatttagggggccacgggTTCAATGAACTTTTTtcccgctaataatgtcgggggggCGGCCACAGAAAAgtttaaagagcccaagggggccatgaactaaaaaaggttgggaaccactgagctAGACGACGTTACAAAGAGAGAGACAGTTAGAATGGTCCAATGATATTAAATATGGAGGACAACACTGTGCACAAAGAATATTCAAATAATTACCTGTAGGTGAAATCCCCATCATCGTATCTATCACTGTGAGAGTCATGGTAATGAGAGGAATGAACACGGCTGCAAAATGCCAACATAATATTAGCATCCACCCATGTTCATAATTACTAGAGCAGGGGTcgacaacctacggcccccgggccgaatgcggcccgcaaCCCGAAATCGTCCGGCCCGCAAGCATATTTTATTTCCCGTATTTATCCAGCCGGCCGACTTCCTTCttctccggtacctcccgggcccgaggccacggcgcccaggcgcggtgacgcaaggaggcctgcgctggcggccTCAATGGCGGAGCTGCGCCGAGCTGCCAAGCAACCGAGGAGTACCGAGCTGCCGAAGAGCGCCGAGctatggctgtaccgcatcctgcgctaagccgccggcacggccgcacaccttctgtgtctggcctTCACTCTCGGGATCAGAGGtggacaaaaaaaagctggagaaactcagcgggtgaggcagtaactatggagcgaaggaataggggatgtttcgggtcgagacccttcttcaaaagcaGATGACACTGCtctgagaccagtctgaagaagggtctcgacccgaaacatcgcctcttccttcgctccatagatgctgcctcacccgctgagtatctccagcttttttgtctaccttcaatttttcgagcatctgcagctctttcttaaacacactGTCGAGATCGGtgatgtcaataggccggggacgagtgagtgtgtgtatttgAGCCagcgccttcaggacagagccaaggctatGGTCCGTAGGTgcgccatgttcgtgagcgcccgtaaccATCTTTGcctgtaactaggggccagtgctccgggtggcgtcctcgaaggggcgggatctatgtgaacacgtgatttgatgcatgccatccggggcaggatccatgtgtacacgtgatagatgttgcCCACCATCCACTCACAGATGTACGTCCAGGCCCctctgcagaacaaggttgctgacccctgtgcTAGAGCATTACAGTataaaaattatatataaaaggCTGAGCTTACGTTGTTGGTCGGCCCATGTAGATTCCTGGAGTTGGTGTGTGGGGCCGTTTTGTAATGGAATAATCTACTCTAATACGCCGGCCATCAAGTTCCATCCCATTTGCACGTTCCTTTGCCTATTGAGAAAAGCATTACTTTAACGCTGCTATTTGCAATGTTGCATTTTACCAGAACTTACACTTAAAGTAATAAGATTTAAACTGATGAATACAATTTTCGATGTACATATGTTACTGTTTTGTAGCCATAGGAAAAGTGTTACAAAAATGCTATTGCACTAGTTGGATTTGTTGCAATACGTGGCCAACTATATAGCCGTCATTCCAGATTAGAAAGTCCAGACCCTTTGGCAAAATAATCGGAATTGACAGAAGATAGATCGAGTAGAGGGTTTAAGATACATACAAAATGGTCACCCTTTATTTGAGATTCTTTCACAGAACTGTTACTTTAGCAATTTACACTTAAAAGGGTAGTAAAAGTGGGATAATGCCTAGACTGTGGCTACGCAGGTCTAGCCCAGAACTGGAGGGCCTGCACCTTCTAGCAaccccaatttttttttaactggttTTATATTTCCACATACTGGAATAATAGTAAAACAAAGTGCTTGCATTTCTCAACATGAATTCACGCTGTCAGATGAAAATCACCATTGGCAGTCGGATTGCCAAGTAAACGTACTTCTTTAGAGTCTTCAACGTTTTCAAAATAGACAAACGCAAATCCTCTTGATCTTCCTGTCCGCTGGTCATAGACCACATTGATTCCTGCGAGTGGTCCATATCGGGAAAACACTTCACGCAGCTCCCGGTCAGTAGTGTACAAGCTCAGGCCAAACACGCCGATACAATTGTTAGGATTCGGGTTGGTCTAAAGAGGAAATAAAAACAGCAGTTGAATGATAGTAGCCACCATCCTTCCCCAAAAAGGAGATACTGAACATGTTATTGAAATATATATTATTCCCATCATGTATATTGTGGTAATCAACTGTTCTGAAACTGATACTTGATAGATGTTCAGCTGCACAGTGATCACATGAATAAGCCCCACTAGCTGCAAGATTCATCTATAAATCAGTGTTCTAGATGCCAGTCAGATGACTGAGCCAAAACATAGTCAGTACAAATGGAGAAACAAAGCACTGCAGATGTTAGGTAATCACCAAAGgtagatactcagcaggtcaggcagcatctctggggaacatggatagatgacgttactATTGATACCTACTTCAGTCAAGCACTAGAATTGAGAAATGACAATCAAATTGTCAAAGAACATTGCTTCCAGCAAATCTTTCACTGAGTGTGTGGTCCTGCATCTGGCCACGACAATGAGGTGGCAAGATCCTTCCTCTTGAAGGAAAGAGGTGTACAAAGTTACTAGACTTGGCATAAGAGTAACCAAATCTCCTCTGATACCTCCTTTGCTTAATAGACCAAAATTatattgtgtatgaaggaactgcagatgctggtttataccgaagatagccacaaaagacTGGAGTATCGTAGTGGgatgtgcagcatctctggagaaaaagaataggcggcgtttcgggtcagaaccattcctgaaacaacacctattatttttctccagagatgctgcccgacctgctgagttagttcaGCTGTTTGAGTCTATCCTCAGACCAAAATTATATTGTTTGGATTAATTGATAAtgtttttgaatattttgtaGCATATTGTTTGTTAGTCTATTCTATGGAATTAGATTGGTGAGTTACATCTGAGAACAATATTACCAAACAGCAAGGTTTCTTGGCATAAaatacgttaaaaaaaaaaataaatacacaaaataATCAAATTCCCAATCTCTACTGACCCTGTTTCCAACGTGACGCCGCCTGCTGGATATGGGAGAGTGGCTGCTGCTTCTTCGACGCCTGTACACAGGTGAGTACGATCGGCTCCTGGTTCTCCTCCTGTATGACCGAGTGTGAGATCTGGATCGTGAGTAATACTTTGAGCGACGGCGATGACGACGGGAACGTGACCTGTGGAGACAGGAAtgtaattcaatcaatcaatcaatcaacctttattgtcatcttgcaagcaacagttgtacagtgcaaaatgaaaagacgtttcccagggaataccggagcatcgcacatgaaatttaaaacatttcacacataataacactaaaaacaatccagtccctgatggaacagtataaatagttaaaagcaggtaaaacaacaatgttaaaatacagtaaaaccaatcataaaaatgtcctgggcagctgatttgagtggccagtgccagttattaaagtggccagtgccagttattaaagtgtccgtgccaagcctcagaatcaggtgactgtgagtacagagtgactgtttagcagcctcacagcctatggcaggaggctgctaaacagtcactctgtactcacaattGATCAACAGTTCTATATTCTataaaacaaatatatatatggatatgaggttgctttggcaagtaaggtgaaagtaaacccaaagggtttctacagctatattaatagcaaaaggataacgagggataaaattgatccattagagagtcagagtggacagctatctgcagagccaaaagagatgggggagatattgaacaatttcttttcttcggtattcaccaaggagaaggatattgaattatgtgaggtaagggaaacaagtagagtagctatggaaactatgagattcaaagaagaggaagtactgacacttttgagaaatataaaagtggataagtctccaggtccggacaggatattccctaggacattgagggaagttagtgtagaaatagcaggggctatgacagaaatatttcaaatgtcattagaaacgggaatagtgccggaggattggcgtactgcgcatgttgttccattgtttaaaaaggggtctaagagtaaacctagcaattatagacctgttagtttgacgtcagtggtgggcaaattaatggaaaggatacttagagataatatatataagcatctggataaacagggtctgattaggaacagtcaacatggatttgtgcctggaaggtcatgtttgattaatcttcttgaattgtttgaagaggttactcgggaaattgatgagggtaaagcagtggatgtatatatggacttcagtaaggcctttgacaaggttcctcatggaaggttggttaagaaggttcaatggttgggtattaatggtggagtagcaagatggattcaacagtggctgaatgagagatgccagagagtaatggtggatggttgtttgtcaggttggaggccagtgactagtggggtgccacagggatctgtgttgggtccactgttgtttgtcatgtacatcaatgatctggatgatggtgtggtaaattggattagtaaatatgcagatgatactaagataggcggggttgtggataatgaagtagattttcaaagtctacagagagatttatgccagttggaagtggactgaaagatggcagatggagtttaatgctgataagtgtgaggtgctacatcttggcaggacaaatcaaaataggacgtaaatggtaaatggtagggaattgaagaatgcaggtgaacagagggatctgggaataactgtgcacagttccctgaaagtggaatctcatgtagatagggtggtaaagaaagcttttggtgtgctggcctttttaaatcagagcattgagtatagaagttgggatgtaatgttaaaattgtacaaggcattggtgaggccaattctggagtatggggtacaattttggtcacctaattataggaaggatgtcaacaaaatagagagagtacagaggagatttactagaatgttgcctgggtttcagcaactaagttacagagaaaggttgaacaagttagggctttattctttggagcgcagaaggttaaggggggacttgatagaggtctttaaaatgatgagagggatagacagagttgacgtggataagcttttcccactgagagtagggaagatttaaacaaggggacatgacttgagaattaagggacagaagtttaggggtaacatgagggggaacttctttactcagagagtggtggctgtgtggaatgaacttccagtgaaggtggtggaggcaggttcgtttttatcatttaaaaataaattggatagttatatggacgggaaaggaatggagggttatggtctgagcgcaggtatatgggactaggggagaatacgtgttcggcacggactagaagggtcgagatggcctgtttccgtgctgtaattgttatatggttatatatggttataaataAATAACCTTAATTGTGATCTCAGCAAGGCTTCTACTTCAAAACAACATTTTACTGTGTCTTAACAGTGAATACGTTTCAATTGTACTTCACAGGCCACTTCCAGGCAGAGGAATAACTTGTCATTTCAATGGATTAACACTCAAGTAAAACATTTCCATGTTCAGGACAAGACAATTTTCTTCAAAGAAAAACTAAAATGTATCAAAATCTCCTGGGATAGCTCACCAAATCAATACAGATAAATTGTAGAACCCCAATAAGAACATCAAGGAATAAGGTAAAGCATTTAGTTGCATTTTAAAGGAAATGCCAAGCACAAGGAAGGGAATAGCAGAATGTGTGGTCAGAATTAGGTGGGAGAAGCTTAAATAGAACATAAATGCTGCCATGGACGGTTTGGGCCAAACGGTCTGCTTCAGTACTACATATTGAACGTAATTCTATCTATTTGCTGAGTAAGTCACTGCAGTGATCAAGCAACAATTTGGAGCTGGTCACTTTATTTTTAAAGAAGCCTATCAGCATGAAAGTCAGTCATATGACAGTCAGTCATTGAAAGATGACAACCTGGCAAATCATTGTTTCATTCGTTTTTATGTTatcacagttttgtaggttaatcggcttctgtaaattgcccctagtgtgtacgatgtgaaactgggaaaacatagaactagtgtacgggtaaagtcggcatgaactcggtgggctgaaaggcctgtttccaagctgtatctctaaactaaacaaaacatgttgAAGAATTCAAAAGCACTGTGTGCCTGTTTTCCCACCTTTCTTTCCCACTGCAAATTCTATTACCGACTCCCACAAAATAACAAAGGTTTCTAATGGCTGGAAACACTGCTTTTGTTTCCATCATTTTATGCAAATGCAAGAACAAAGGTTGGAAAAAGAGACCACAATATAATTCTGCCAAAATCCAAAAAAAATGATCCAAACAATCTCAGGCACGAGGATCCAAATAGCATATTTCTACTTCAATATCTTATACTCTGGTCTTCTTCCTTCTAAACCTTGATGACTAAATGCCCAAACTAGTCTGTTTTGCCTATTTTCCTGTGCTCCCATAACCTTTTCAAAATATGAAGACCACAATCGATCGCCTTCCCCAAGATTCTATTAACCCAACTTTCTTGCCTTTCAGAAAATGACCCTCGTACTCTCAAACGTACTCTGAATGGCCTTTTTCCTTTATCgtcactttttttttaacatttctttcattcatttgttctatgaccgtctgaagaagggtctcgacccgaagcctgatccagcattgtgtgtctatcttcgtactTTGAATCTGTCCTTTTAAGATTAGGAATCTTCGACTAACATTGATACTTTGCAATTTATGCTCCTGCATGTCGGATCCCTCTGCATCTCAATTATATTCAGAGGCAGTTTCCAAGGAATGTGTTGCTTCCTACCAAATGTGTCATATTTATCTGCATactaatgaatgaataagtttattggccaagtattcacatacaaggaatttgccttggtgctccgcccacaagtgacaacatgacacacaatgacaattaggaatgacacataaaacattaataataaaacattatcgattaaacatgtgaattctgCAAAAGTAACATTTGGCTCATCATTTATTCTGGTAAAACACAATTTCACACTTTTCGGCAGTCTGAATAAATACTGTTACTCATAGCCCCCACTCCCCCAATTTGATATTCATTCAGTTACTAggctccatcttcaaatcctctacCACAAATCACAATATTACTATGTGAGAATTGGCTAAGATCTATTATAAATTCAAATATATTATGAATATACAGTGAagagaatttttttaaatgtgcatcgGCCCAAAGGCTTCAAACTCGAGTCATGATTGTGAAGAACATGCATCATAGAGATGCAGGAATCTTATAGTATTTCCACTCACCGTGATCTGGACCTTGACCGAGATCGTGAGAATGATGTCCGAGATCCTGACAATTTTGATATTCTTGAAAGTGAGCGAGAGGCAGATTGGCTTTTAGGCTTAGCCAGTTCAGCTGGGCTCCTACTCCGTGATCTTGATGTTGACCTCCCATCCTAGTGCATCAGGATATTTTGTTACCAAATAAGTAGCAAGATAAGACGAACAGCAACCTAACCAGGCAAAATGCCTTATTCTCAACTATAGCACTTAATTTCACCTCAACCACTTCCCTAATAAAGCAAGCCCCATTAACCTAGCCAGAAAATTAAATAGTCCCTGATATTATTTGtccaatttttttttctattaatcAGTCTGATTATAAAGTTTAGCATGCAATTTATACTAGAATTGTAGCATACAGACACAAATAGACTATATACATTACTTGGCCTAGGTATCTTTCCTTCAGACACCTTCTTTTAAATTTACTTCACTCGTTTTTAAATTTTCTTTTCTTCATTCTTCATTTTTCAGTTTTCTCACACCGAGAATTCTTCACCTTCCAAACCACTTAATGCCTTACACCATGCATGCTCTTCTATCTGACCATTCTTCGCTCTCATTTCAGCTTCAAATTTATTTGACTGATCTGCAATACTTGTGTGTATAGTCATTATCTTGATTATCTTCCATTATTCCACCTTCTTCATGTTTATTAACCTTAATGAAAAAAGAATATTCAGCATGATGAGGTATATGGGATCAGATTAAAACTTGTTGCAAATCTTAATTTCCCATTAAAATTTATTCAGCCATTTAGGATTTTATTTGAAGTGCCTACTGGGGAAAGGATGAGCCAATTAAGTTTTACTTTTTTTgtatgaatcagacagtattcaaGTTCCTCGAGGTTTGAGATGGCAAAATCAAGCGCTACAGTGAAATAGTTACTTTAATAAATATTACTCAGTATTATCTCTGGTTTTAAAAAAACCACTGCAATCAAAGTTAAAAACTCAAATTATACAAATATTTCTACTTGGATTCTCATACCCATTTATTGGCGTGGGAAATAGATGATATAATGACCACAATCCtttcattcaaaagacattttgaaaagaaaaaaaaagtatgGGGAAGATATGTTAACAGTTTGCTCTCTATGTAGTTAGTTTCAACAGTTTCAACTTAATTCTTATCATTAGGCTGCTGTTTATCCAAATTTAATTTCATTCAAGTTGAATTTGGCTACAAATCTGATTTGGATTCTGTAATAAAAGCTTGTGCCATGATCCTTAATAAACAGAAAAACAAATCAAAGAGGAATAAGATACAGTAGGATGAATCTGGTCATTCTTCTTGTAAACTGAAATTAGGTGAGAAGGGGCTAAAGATTATGTGCACACATGTTAGCTTTACATGCTGGTAAAGTCAAGAAGTTATCTTCCCCGAATGTTTATGACTTTATTGTAATCACATCATTTTTGATCTCGCTGCAGAAAATCCTCAGACACGAAGATTTGTGCATAATAGAACATGATAAAGCGCTATTATTAAGAGAGCAGTTCAAAATTAATCTGCCCAAAAGAATGCAGCACCATTCCACCATTGTTAGAAAATGCTCCAAAAATTTAAATACATGCTCAATTTGGAGTTAGCAATCAGACTGTATAGTTAAAAATAAAGACATCATTACTAATGAAATATAATGAGCGAGATGAAATAAATAACCTCATCAAGACAGTAAAGTAATTAATGTGCCTGTTGGGTACAGATTTGGCATTTTTGTGTTTCCTAAATCACCAAAATCAAACTGATTCGCCACAGAGAGAGATTACAGTAGGTAGGTCTATCGCCCATACCATTTGGTTGCAAGTACTCAGCCATAGAGATTTTTCACAAACAACACAAGATTTAACCCAACTAGACCAAATCCAGCTACCAGAACAGATGAAACTGTCTAGCTAGAGCAAATTACTGAAACTGATGAGTGTTCATTACTGATATCTTGCAAGCCAATACCATCTTCCTGGAGGAATTGGTGGTCCACACAGGCTCAAACcataacaattaaaaaaatattcctgACTACATTCTACAAACTTTATTCAATATCAGCTTTCCTGTAATTCGAGTCTAAAATTCTCCAATTTATAGCATTCTTGGATATTAATTTATAAACAGCAAGCCGTTAACTGTCGTGTAAATAAAGAACTGTATTTAACTTCATTTACCAAATACATACATGTAAAGATTTTAAACTTAATTAATGTTTCAAGTAAACTGCCTGATTtctatgtgacaaaaaattatataaattgaCATAATATCAAAACATCAGTTGAATGCAATTCAACAAGCAATATTTTGGTGATTTACTGTCTTGGTGCAAGAGGGTGGTAAACCCCAGACTGCTCTAAGTGAAtcatttgtctgtctgtctgccatgAAGATTTTAATACCATTAGTGTACAAATCAGTGTTCTTAACATCATAAATTCTGTTTGATTAATGCAGGCTTTTGAAGATTGGTAATAATACTTTGATAGATTATCTTTCATaaaagttttagtttagcttaagagcgtggaaacgggcccctctgcccaccaagtccatgccgatcagtgatcacccatacaatagttctatacattttggacaatttacagaagccaattaacctgcaaaaccgcATGTCTtttagaatgtgggagtaaaccggtgcacccggagaaaacccacacggtcacagggagaacgtacaatttccgtacagacagcacccgtggtcaggatcgaacaagggtatcgggcgctggaaggcagtaactctactgctgcgccagtgtgtattcttta from the Amblyraja radiata isolate CabotCenter1 chromosome 16, sAmbRad1.1.pri, whole genome shotgun sequence genome contains:
- the LOC116981812 gene encoding transformer-2 protein homolog alpha-like isoform X2, whose protein sequence is MLKMSDTEELTDEERDGRSTSRSRSRSPAELAKPKSQSASRSLSRISKLSGSRTSFSRSRSRSRSRSRSRRHRRRSKYYSRSRSHTRSYRRRTRSRSYSPVYRRRRSSSHSPISSRRRHVGNRTNPNPNNCIGVFGLSLYTTDRELREVFSRYGPLAGINVVYDQRTGRSRGFAFVYFENVEDSKEAKERANGMELDGRRIRVDYSITKRPHTPTPGIYMGRPTTRVHSSHYHDSHSDRYDDGDFTYRRSTSPCYSRYRSRSRSHTPRKC